The DNA segment GTGATGTCTCAGCGTCGAATTTCTTTGGTGCTTTTCGTCGCGGCCGCTCTCTTTGCTGCGCTTTGCGGAACGGCGTGTGCCGCCGCGGACGAAGCGGCCTCGCCCCACTTCGGGGTTCTGTCGCTGCTGCCGCCTGTGGTCGCTATCGTGCTCTGTCTGACCACGCACGAGGTCATTCCCTCGCTGTTCGTCGGCAGCTGGATCGCCGGCACCATGGTCAACAACTGGAATCCGATTTACGGTTTTGGCGCGGCCATCGAGAACATCTGGAACTCGCTCGGTGATCCGTGGGGGGCCCGCATCTTCATGACGTGCATCGTCATGAGCGGCATGGTCGGCGTCATGCAGGCGGGCGGCGGCGTGCGCGCCGCCGTCAACGCCCTGTCGCGCAGGATCAGAAACAGCCGCAGCGCCATGCTTTTTACCGAGCTGGCCGGGATCGTGATTTTTTTTGAGGACTACGTGACCGCCGCCGTGGTCGGCACGACGATGCGTCCCATTTCCGACAGCTACCGGGTGTCGAAGGAAAAACTGTCCTATCTTGTGGACAGCACGGCCGCTCCGGTGGCGGCCATCGCCGGCGTCTCGTCCTGGGTGGCCTATATGGTCGGCCAGATCGGCAAACAGTACGGCGAACTCGGCATTCAAGGCAGCGCCTACAACACGTATCTTCGGTCCATTCCGTTCGTGTTCTACAATCTGATCGCTCTTCTGCTGGTGACGCTGGTGGTCCTGAGCCGCCGCGATTTTGGGCCGATGCTGGCCGCCGAGCGCCGCGCCCGCAGCACCGGCAAAGTCCTTCGCGACGGCGCCATGCCGTTGACGAGCGCGGCCGGGGATCCCGACCTCGAGCCGGCCGAAAACGCGCCCGACCGCGTCGTCAACTTCGTGCTGCCGGTCGTGTCCCTCGTGGTTTTCATCGTCGGCATGCTGCTGGTCACGGGAGGTTTTCCAAAAGCGGGGTTGAGCGAAGCCATGGCCAACTCCGACAGCTCGCTGGCGCTGATCTACGGTTCTTACGCCGCGGCGGTGATGACGCTGGCGCTGTTCCGTCTTCAGCGCGCGGCCAGCCTGAGCCGCCTGTTCCGCGGCTTTCTCAAGGGCGGCCAGGCGGTCTTCGTCGGTTCGATGATCCTCATTTACGCCTGGGGCATCAGCGCTTCGATCAAATCCGTGGGCACGGCGGCGTATCTCGTCTCGGTCACGAAGGACTTTCTCGCGCCCGGCTGGATCCCGCTGCTGACCTTCCTGACGGGCATGGTCATCTCCTTCTGCACGGGCACGTCCTACGGCACGATGGGAATCCTGATGCCTATCGTCGTGCCGCTGCTGGCCAAAGTTTCGGCCGCGGCCGGCATCGACGTGACGAC comes from the Pyramidobacter piscolens W5455 genome and includes:
- a CDS encoding Na+/H+ antiporter NhaC family protein: MSQRRISLVLFVAAALFAALCGTACAAADEAASPHFGVLSLLPPVVAIVLCLTTHEVIPSLFVGSWIAGTMVNNWNPIYGFGAAIENIWNSLGDPWGARIFMTCIVMSGMVGVMQAGGGVRAAVNALSRRIRNSRSAMLFTELAGIVIFFEDYVTAAVVGTTMRPISDSYRVSKEKLSYLVDSTAAPVAAIAGVSSWVAYMVGQIGKQYGELGIQGSAYNTYLRSIPFVFYNLIALLLVTLVVLSRRDFGPMLAAERRARSTGKVLRDGAMPLTSAAGDPDLEPAENAPDRVVNFVLPVVSLVVFIVGMLLVTGGFPKAGLSEAMANSDSSLALIYGSYAAAVMTLALFRLQRAASLSRLFRGFLKGGQAVFVGSMILIYAWGISASIKSVGTAAYLVSVTKDFLAPGWIPLLTFLTGMVISFCTGTSYGTMGILMPIVVPLLAKVSAAAGIDVTTYMLPTVGAVFAGAVFGDHCSPISDTTIMSSMFCGADHIDHVKTQLPYALLAGVGAAAGYLCIALGLNHWLSLAVGAALVAAAFFAVSGRVDDYAPAGAETRD